The sequence ACACAAGGTCGCAGCAACCCATTGCTGGGTGTGCGACAAGGCAGATCAGAGTTGCGCTCTGCGGTTTCTCCCATTGTCAAATCGCATGCACGGTCGAACACCTCCTACAGGAGGATGCTCTGCTTTGAGTCCAGACACTTGTGGTGTCGGTTAAAGGTGTGAAGCGACCCAGGCGCACGTGAAAACGTGTCCCGTGATCTTGCATGGGCAATGACGCCCGCGCAGGTAGAGAGCAGTCGGCAAGCCGATGCTTCTGTGACAAGTGCCGACCCAATGGGTACGGCCGATAGGAAGAATGTGCCTTGAGCCAGTCCCTTGAGAGGTCTGGCCGTACGATTTTCAAAGGCTCAATCGTCGCGGATGGATATGCTCCACCCAAGCAGAACGACACAACGTGTCGCACCCAACGGGACATTGTATGCGGGCCTCCCCGTGAGCGCGGGGGCTATTCCAAGCTGGCGGCGGGTTTTTGCCCCCGGCACCATGCAGCGGCACCGCCTGCGCGAAATACCAGCCAAAACTGACTCCAGCGCATACCCCATCAGCGCAGGCAGCTATGTATTTCATAAGAAAACGCCCACCTGCCCGCCTGAAGGGTGGGCAGGTGGGCGCAGAGCCCATACAAAGCAGATGGGCTGGCCTGGAAGCGCTTAGGCCTGCTTCCGCGCTGCGGCGCTCCCCGTAGCCGGGGCACGCCATTGCTGCATCAGCTGCGTCCACTTGCTGCGCGCGGCCAGCAGGTGGCGTTCCTTCACATGGCCGTAGCCACGGATGTCTTCGGGAATGCGGGCAATCTGCACGGCCAGGGCCAGCTTCTCGGCGGTCAGTCCGGTCAGCAGCTCTTCCACGCTGGCGCGGTATTCACCAATCAAGGCGCGCTCGGTGCGGCGTTCCTCGGTTTTGCCGAACGGGTCGAGTGCCGTGCCGCGCAAGCCCTTGAGCTTGGCCAGCACGCCAAAGGCGGTACGCACCCAGGGCTGGTAAGACTTTTTCACCAGGCGTCCATGCTCGTCCTTGGCCGCCGTGGTGGGCGGGGCCAGGTGATGGACCAGCTTGTAGTCGCCCTCGAACATGGCGGCAATCTTCTGGGTGAAGACCGGGTCGGTGTGCAGACGGGCCACCTCGTACTCGTCCTTATAAGCCATCAGCTTGAACAGATAGCGCGCCACGGCTTCGCTCAGCTGCGTGCCCTGGCCCAGGCCCTGCTCGGCCGCATGCACCTGGTCCACCAGAGCCTGGTACTGGGCCGCATAGGCCGCGTTCTGGTAGCCGGTGAGGAATTCCACCCGCTTGGCCACCATCTCCTGCAGCGAAGGTTTTTTGACGAACTGGATCACCTGGGCCGCCTGGTACAGCGATTGCACCTCGGCCAGGTTGTGGGCGCAGCGGCGGCCCCATTCAAACGCGGCCTGGTTGTTGGCCACCTGCACGCCGTTGAGCTCCATGGCACGCATCAGCGCAGCATGGGACAGCGGCACGCGCCCCTTTTGCCAGGCATAGCCCAGCAGCAACGGGTTGGTGTAAATGCTGTCGCCCAGCAGTTGCACAGCGGCCTGCTCGGCGTTGAAGCTGCCCACCAGCTCGGCGCCCACGGCGCTGGCCAGCACGGCTTCGCAGCTGCTGCCGGGGAATTGCCAGTCCGGGTTGTGCACAAAGGCGGCCGTGGGCGTGCCATGGTTGTTCAGCGCCACAAAGGTGCGGCCGGTCTGCATCACGGCCAGCGAGGCCTTGTTGGCGGCGACGATGGGGTCGCAGCCAATCACCAGATCTGCCTTGGCCATGTCCACCTTGGTGGTGTAGATGGCTTCGGGACGGTTGGCGATCTGGATATGGCTCCAGGTGGCACCGCCTTTTTGCGCCAGGCCGCCGGCATCCTGGGTGACCACACCCTTGCCTTCCAGATGGGCCGCCATGCCCAGCAAAGAGCCAATGGTGATGACGCCGGTGCCACCCACACCGCCCACCACAATGCCCCAGGCGGTTTCAGCCACCGGCAGCACGGGTTCGGGAATGGCAGGCAGAGAGGCCAGATCGCCCTTTTGCTCTTTCTTGGGCTTCTTCAGCGATCCGCCTTCGACGGTGACAAAGCTGGGGCAAAAGCCGTTGACGCAGGAGTAATCCTTGTTGCAGGTGTTTTGGTTGATGCGGCGCTTGCGGCCGAACTCGGTTTCCACCGGCTCCACAGACAGGCAGTTCGACGCCACACCGCAGTCACCGCAGCCTTCGCAGACCAGCTCGTTGATGACCACGGTTTTGTCCGGCGTGGCCAGGGTGCCGCGTTTGCGGCGGCGGCGCTTTTCGGTGGCGCAGGTCTGGTCGTAGATGATGATGGAGCAGCCGGTGATCTCGCGGAACTCGCGCTGTATGCGGTCCAGCTCATCGCGGTGGAAGACTTCGATGCCAGCAGGCAGGTCGTTCAGCAGCTCCTGGTGCTTGGCGCGTGCGGCATTGGCCGGGAGCTGGTGGGTGCGGCCCTGGTATTTGCCGGGGTCGTCGGTCACCACCACCAGCTTCACCACGCCCTCGGCGCGCAGGCTGTGGGCAATCTGCGCCACCGAGTGGCCCTCGGGCCGCTCGCCCACGGTCTGGCCACCGGTCATGGCCACGGCGTCGTTGTAGAGGATTTTGTAGGTGATGTTGGCGCCCGAGGCAATGCTCTGGCGTATGGCCAGCAGGCCGCTGTGGAAGTAGGTGCCGTCGCCCAGGTTGGCGAAGACATGGCTTTCCTTGGTGAACGGCGCCTGGCCCACCCAGGTCACACCTTCACCGCCCATTTGCGTGAAGGTGCTGGTGTTGCGGTCCGGCATCCAGGTAGTCATGTAGTGGCAGCCAATGCCGGCCACGGCGCGCGAGCCTTCGGGCACGCGGGTGCTGGTGTTGTGCGGGCAGCCGCTGCAGAACCAGGGTGTGCGCTCGCCCGTGGCGGCTGGCACCTCGGCCAGGGCTTGTTCGCGCGCGGCGATCACGGCCAGACGCTCTTGCATGCGCGTTTCGATGTCGGCAGGCACACCCAGCTTTTTCAACCGCTTGGCAATGGCCTGGGCAATGATGGCCGGTGTCAGATCGGCCTTGGGACGCAGCAGCCAGTTCTGGCTGGGGTTGGGCATGGACCATTCGCCGCCCGAGTCGTCGCCGGGCTGCTCGTCGAACTTGCCCAGCACATTGGGGCGCACATCGGGACGCCAGTTGTAGAGCTCTTCCTTGATCTGGTATTCGATGACCTGGCGCTTTTCTTCCACCACCAGAATCTCTTGCAGGCCCTGGGCAAAGTCACGCGTGATGGAGGCTTCCAGCGGCCAGACCACATTGACCTTGTGCACGCGAATGCCCAACTGGCGGCAGGTGTCGTCGTCCAGACCCAGATCGACCAGCGCCTGACGCATGTCGTTATAGGCCTTGCCGCTGGCAATCAGGCCAAAGCGGTCATTGCGGCCCTGCACCACGTTGTAGTTCAGCTTGTTGGCCCGTACATAGGCCAGCGCGGCATACCACTTGTAGTCCATCAGCCGCGCTTCCTGCTCCAGGGGCACATCGGGCCAGCGGATATGCAGGCCGCCCTCTGGCATGGCGAAGTCTTCGGGCAGGATGATGTTGACGCGGTCCGGGTCCACCGACACGCTGGCCGAGGACTCCACCACCTCCTGAATCGTTTTCAGGCCAGACCACAGGCCGGAAAAACGGCTCATGGCAAAGGCGTGCAGCCCCATGTCCAGGATGTCCTGCACATTGCTGGGGAAGAACACCGGCGTGCCGCAGGCCTTGAAGATGTGGTCGCTCTGGTGCGCGGCGGTGGAGGACTTGCTGATGTGGTCATCGCCCGCAATGGCGATCACGCCGCCATGCTGTGCCGTGCCGGCCATATTGGCGTGCTTGAACACGTCGGAGCAGCGGTCCACACCCGGACCCTTGCCATACCAGATGCCGAAGACGCCGTCGTACTTCTTGGAGTCCGGGTAGAGGTCGAGCTGCTGCGTACCCCAGACGGCGGTGGCGGCCAGTTCCTCGTTCACGCCGGGCTGAAAGACGATGTGGTTGTCCTGCAAATGCTTTTTGGCGGCCCACAGCGACTGGTCATAAGTGCCCAGGGGCGAGCCCCGGTAGCCGCTGACAAAACCTGCGGTGTTCAGGCCCGCCACCGCATCGCGCTGGCGCTGCAGCATGGGCAGGCGCACCAGGGCCTGCACACCGCTCATAAAGGCGCGGCCATGCTCCAGGGAGTACTTGTCCTCTAGGGTGACGCTATCGAGCGCCTTGCGAATGTGCTCGGGCAGAGGGGCATTCATAGCACACCTCCAGAGACACCATGTTCAGCAGCCATGCAGCTTGTGGCTGCGAAAAAGGCGCAAGGCGCAGCGTGTGGCTGCGCGGCAAAGGGGTGCGCGCACGCACCTCCGGCGTAGGGATAGGCTTTCATCGCTTGTCTCCATGGGCGGCACGGTGGTCCCGGCTGGCGTGCTTCCAGCAGACAGGGCCCCACGCCTTTTGTATGTAATTTCGATGACGGTGGTCAAGTGTATGCGCCGCTGTCCGGAAGGTGATTGCTTTCTTTGCCGTCCTCACGCAGTCTTGCGCAAGAAGCTTTCTCCAAAAGGCCTTTAATTGAACAGATTAGACAAATTCGACCTGGGCATACTCGCCGCCCTGCAGGCCGACGGGCGCCTAACCAATGCCGAGCTGGCACAGCGCGTGGGCCTGTCGGCCGCGCCCTGCTGGCGGCGCGTGCGAGCGCTGGAAGAGGCCGGTTTTATCCGCGGCTACCACGCCGAAATCGACCGCCACAAGATCGGCCTGGGCGTGCTGGCCTTTGTGCGCATCGATGCCGAAATCAGCACCGGCGTGCGCACACGCGAGATGGAGGAAGCCATACGCGCCATTCCCGAGGTGGTGTCCTGCCACTACATCAGCGGCAAGGGCATGTTCGAGCTGCAGGTGGTAGCCCAGGATCTGGAAAGCTTTTCGCACTTCACCCGCACCGTGCTGCTGAACCTACCCAATGTGAAGGACATGCACACCAGTTTTTCGCTGGGCGAGGTTAAGACCAGCAGCGCGTGGCCGTTGGGGCATCTGGCCCCCCCCTGAGTCGCCTTCGGCGCCTTCCCCCCCAGGGGGACGACAGCCTTTGCTGCGGGGCGGCCCTTGCTGGCTGTCTCGCCCTTGGGTTGCGCCAGTTTTGTACAACCTGGGCTCTACCCGGCCCTTGAAAAATCACAGACATCCCTGTCGGCACTGCATGTATTTCCCCAGGGACGACGGCTTGGCTACGGGACGGCGCGGCTGCCCTTGCAGGCTGTCACTGAGCTGGAGCTCACCGGCTTGGTATAGCGGGACTCCACCTCGCAGACATCCAAGTGCCAGCAAAGCTGGCCACTTGCCCGCACAATCAAGCCGCCATGTCTGATTCCTCTTCTCCCCCCGCTTTCGACATTCCAGGCACCCCAGGCAACAGCGCGGCTAGTGCGTCTGCTGCTGCCGGCAAGGTGCTGGAAGACCCATCCAGCCCGCACAGCCGCTCGCCCCAGGCGGGTAAACCGGTGTCCACCTGGGCGCCGCTGGCGGCCTCGCCTGGCTTTCGCATGCTGTGGTGCGTCACGCTGGCGGCCAATATCTGCATGTGGATGAACGATGTGGCCGCAGCGTGGATGATGACCTCGCTGACCACCTCGCCCGTGCTGGTGGCCCTGGTGCAGACCGCGTCCACCCTGCCGGTGTTTCTGCTGGGCCTGCCCAGCGGGGCGCTGGCCGACATCCTGGACCGCCGCCGCTATGTGATTGCCACGCAGTTTCTGGTGGCCACGGTGGCCGTGCTGCTGTGCGTGACGGTGGCCATGGACTGGATGACGGCGCCGCTGCTGCTGGCCCTCACCTTTGCCAATGGCATTGGCACGGCCATGCGCTGGCCGGTGTTCTCGGCCCTGCTGCCGGAGATGGTGAGCAAGGCCCATCTGCCCTCGGCCATGGCCCTCAATGGCGTGGCCATGAATGCCTCGCGCATTGTCGGCCCCCTGCTGGCCGGCGCCATCATTGCCAGCCTGGGCAGCGCCTGGGTGTTTGTGCTGAATGCCGTGCTGTCCCTGATCTCGGCCGTGGTGCTGGTGCGCTGGAAGCGCGAGCAACCCGAAAACCCGCTGGGCCGCGAACGCCTGCACAGCGCCATGCGCGTGGGCCTGCAGTTCGTCAAGGAATCGCCACGCATGCGCGCCGTGATTGCCCGCACCGTGGCCTTCTTTTTCATGTCCACGGCCATCATGGCCCTGCTGCCGCTGACGGCCCAACGCTTTGAGGGCCACTTCGTCGGCGGTGCCGGCACATTCACCATTCTGTTGGCCTCCATGGGCGCGGGCGCCATAGGCAGCGCCATGTTCTTGCCGCGCCTGCGCCAGGCCTTGGGTGAAAAACTGGTCATCGTCGGCACCTGCCTGATGGCCCTGGCCACGGTGGGCGTGGCCCTGGCGCCGCATTTGCTGCTGGCCATTGCCTGCATGATGCTGGCCGGCATGGCCTTGATCTCCACCGCCAACAGCCTGGGCGTGAAGGCCCAGATGGCCTTGCCCAACTGGGTGCGCGCACGCGGCATGGCGGCCTACCAGATGTCCATCATGGGCGGCACGGCCGTGGGCGCGGCGCTGTGGGGCAAGGTGGCCTCGCTGACCAGCGTGCCCACCAGCCTGATCGCTGCCGCTGTCACCGGCGTGCTGGTGATGCTGCTGGTGCAGCGCCTGGTGACCGAACGCCAGGCATTGGAAGACCTGAGCCCCTCCAAGGCCTGGACCCCGCCCACCCACGACCAGCCCGAAAGCGGCCGCGTGGTGGTGCAGATCGAATACCGCATCAACCCGGCCAAGGCCAAGCGCTTTCGCACGCTGATGCAGGAAAGCCGCCGCAGCCGACTGCGCCAGGGCGCCGTGGGCTGGAACCTGCTGCACAGCATGGAGCAGCCCGAGCGCTATGTGGAGCAGATCGTGGACGAGTCCTGGACCGAGCATTTGCGCCGCTTTGAACGCGTCACCGCCGCCGATGTGGCGCTGCGCGAGCGCAAGCTGGCGTTTCATGTGCACGACACTCCCCCCATCGTGCGCCGATATTTTGAGTCCCCCTGAGACGCTGCGCGTCTTCCCCCTCTCTGGCGCTACGCGCCGGAGGGGGACAGCACCAACGCGGCGGGGCGGCCCTTGCGCGGTGCCCTGGCATGAGACGGCGCCGGTTTCATAGGCTGCAGCTCTCTCCGTCAGCCACTCTCAAATGCAGAGCATCTAGAGCGCTAAAACCAACAGCTTCCGCGACAAAGTGGCTTGGGTCTGGCTCTGCGAGAGCACATGGCGCTATTTTTTAAAAACCAACTGGATTTCAGCCAGAGCAGGCCCGCGCAGCGCAGCGAGCGCTGGGTCCCCCCCCCAACGCCCAGACAGCGCTTGAGGCGCGGCGTCTCGCCCGCAGACAGTATCGAGATACGGCAAGTGCGAGCAGCACCAAGCGCTGTCTACCCGCAAACGCTGCGCCATTTGGATGGCCCATAGGCCCTGCACCACGAAACTGGCGCGGCCTAAGTCAGGGCTGCCGCGCAAGGGCCGCCCCGCCGCGCTGGCAGCGTCCCCCTCCGGCGAAGCCAGAGAGGGGGAAGGCGCAAAGCGCCTCAGGGGATGCTAGCTACCGCGGACCGGGGCGCCCTTGGGCCAGAGCACCCAGAGGCGCAGGTTCTGCTTGATCCGCCCGGCCAAATCACCCGCCTCATGCCCCCAACCCATGAAGTAGTCGGCGCGCACGGCGCCGACAATGGCGCTGCCCGTGTCCTGGGCCATCACCAGCCGGCTCAGATTGACCTGGGGGCCGGTGGAATGCAGCCACACCGGCGTGCCATAGGGAATGCTGCCGCGGTCCACGGCGATGGAGCGGCCAGGGGTCAGCGGCACGCCCTGCGCACCCTTGGGGCCGAAGTTGACGTCCACGCCCTCCAGCGCCTCCTCGCGGAAGAAGACATAGCGCGGATTGCTCCACATCAGCTCATTGGTGCGGCCGGGGTTTTGCGCAATCCAGGCCTTGATACCGGGCCAGGTGGCA comes from Comamonas sp. GB3 AK4-5 and encodes:
- a CDS encoding indolepyruvate ferredoxin oxidoreductase family protein, with the translated sequence MNAPLPEHIRKALDSVTLEDKYSLEHGRAFMSGVQALVRLPMLQRQRDAVAGLNTAGFVSGYRGSPLGTYDQSLWAAKKHLQDNHIVFQPGVNEELAATAVWGTQQLDLYPDSKKYDGVFGIWYGKGPGVDRCSDVFKHANMAGTAQHGGVIAIAGDDHISKSSTAAHQSDHIFKACGTPVFFPSNVQDILDMGLHAFAMSRFSGLWSGLKTIQEVVESSASVSVDPDRVNIILPEDFAMPEGGLHIRWPDVPLEQEARLMDYKWYAALAYVRANKLNYNVVQGRNDRFGLIASGKAYNDMRQALVDLGLDDDTCRQLGIRVHKVNVVWPLEASITRDFAQGLQEILVVEEKRQVIEYQIKEELYNWRPDVRPNVLGKFDEQPGDDSGGEWSMPNPSQNWLLRPKADLTPAIIAQAIAKRLKKLGVPADIETRMQERLAVIAAREQALAEVPAATGERTPWFCSGCPHNTSTRVPEGSRAVAGIGCHYMTTWMPDRNTSTFTQMGGEGVTWVGQAPFTKESHVFANLGDGTYFHSGLLAIRQSIASGANITYKILYNDAVAMTGGQTVGERPEGHSVAQIAHSLRAEGVVKLVVVTDDPGKYQGRTHQLPANAARAKHQELLNDLPAGIEVFHRDELDRIQREFREITGCSIIIYDQTCATEKRRRRKRGTLATPDKTVVINELVCEGCGDCGVASNCLSVEPVETEFGRKRRINQNTCNKDYSCVNGFCPSFVTVEGGSLKKPKKEQKGDLASLPAIPEPVLPVAETAWGIVVGGVGGTGVITIGSLLGMAAHLEGKGVVTQDAGGLAQKGGATWSHIQIANRPEAIYTTKVDMAKADLVIGCDPIVAANKASLAVMQTGRTFVALNNHGTPTAAFVHNPDWQFPGSSCEAVLASAVGAELVGSFNAEQAAVQLLGDSIYTNPLLLGYAWQKGRVPLSHAALMRAMELNGVQVANNQAAFEWGRRCAHNLAEVQSLYQAAQVIQFVKKPSLQEMVAKRVEFLTGYQNAAYAAQYQALVDQVHAAEQGLGQGTQLSEAVARYLFKLMAYKDEYEVARLHTDPVFTQKIAAMFEGDYKLVHHLAPPTTAAKDEHGRLVKKSYQPWVRTAFGVLAKLKGLRGTALDPFGKTEERRTERALIGEYRASVEELLTGLTAEKLALAVQIARIPEDIRGYGHVKERHLLAARSKWTQLMQQWRAPATGSAAARKQA
- a CDS encoding Lrp/AsnC family transcriptional regulator — encoded protein: MNRLDKFDLGILAALQADGRLTNAELAQRVGLSAAPCWRRVRALEEAGFIRGYHAEIDRHKIGLGVLAFVRIDAEISTGVRTREMEEAIRAIPEVVSCHYISGKGMFELQVVAQDLESFSHFTRTVLLNLPNVKDMHTSFSLGEVKTSSAWPLGHLAPP
- a CDS encoding MFS transporter; translated protein: MSDSSSPPAFDIPGTPGNSAASASAAAGKVLEDPSSPHSRSPQAGKPVSTWAPLAASPGFRMLWCVTLAANICMWMNDVAAAWMMTSLTTSPVLVALVQTASTLPVFLLGLPSGALADILDRRRYVIATQFLVATVAVLLCVTVAMDWMTAPLLLALTFANGIGTAMRWPVFSALLPEMVSKAHLPSAMALNGVAMNASRIVGPLLAGAIIASLGSAWVFVLNAVLSLISAVVLVRWKREQPENPLGRERLHSAMRVGLQFVKESPRMRAVIARTVAFFFMSTAIMALLPLTAQRFEGHFVGGAGTFTILLASMGAGAIGSAMFLPRLRQALGEKLVIVGTCLMALATVGVALAPHLLLAIACMMLAGMALISTANSLGVKAQMALPNWVRARGMAAYQMSIMGGTAVGAALWGKVASLTSVPTSLIAAAVTGVLVMLLVQRLVTERQALEDLSPSKAWTPPTHDQPESGRVVVQIEYRINPAKAKRFRTLMQESRRSRLRQGAVGWNLLHSMEQPERYVEQIVDESWTEHLRRFERVTAADVALRERKLAFHVHDTPPIVRRYFESP